A region from the Flavobacterium enshiense genome encodes:
- a CDS encoding CotH kinase family protein yields MKSIFTLLVATFLFSNIAFAQSITINEVLASNTSVNQDEDGDYEDWIEIYNYGTTAVNLNGFGLSDDAALRHKWSFPAITINPGQYLLVWCSDKNKRIVPGQLHTNFKIDADPGETLYLTNQSTLNLSTFQAIKLPENISYGKSPNGTGSYFYFDTPTPRQPNPTTGGYSGILEPPEFSKAGGFHPAGFNLSFINLPPGVTIIYTLDGSDPDPDNLGGKTYSYKNKYREMVGNQDGSLVPNSYRSFTYSSPIQIVDRSPQANDLANMPSTFHNVPFYIPTAPIFKGTVVRAKAYKSGFLPSKIATTTYFITPNGASEFSLPVASLSITESKLFDYTDGIFVAGKTFDTWRNNNLGVDAFSWNSEGNYSIQDDPSERSAHISFFKNGSEFFNQDIGVRINGGNSRAYQSKSFRLIADNDYGKKTMNYRFFDDEEQTVFNRLILRNGGSDFESAMYRDALADELMKGTGIESMAYQPMIAFVNGEYWGILNLRERIDKYYFENLCGIEETELDLLEDDMTATVGDKDHYNSMTSFLTNNSLAISGNYEYIKTQMDVDNMKDYYIANIYYDNNDWPSWNVLYWRKRTAYNPNALYGLDGRWRAALRDNDDSFGYAKGNSLHDNLAQATAPNSTSYPNLPKSTLVLRSLLDNPTFKNDFINRFADLMNTYFLPSRVIEVSTAMKNKIQPEMQEHYDRWKSVQYTTWLDVVTSIHNFANTRPANQRQHIRQKFGISSNINVSLDVEGTAQGYIKINTIDILSSTPGVPANPYPWNGIYFHNIPIKLKAIPMSGYVFSHWSGANSSTTAEITITPTSNISLTAHFIPDTNNNAPEIFYFWVMDTDIPNDTPLTSLASTFDIPADGSIQFQSCLVGYPFTNASSNWRKASMERRNNPTPLNYYPEVNQNTAYINSNMRGLQIKQPFQSGGLQNTMIFNLSTVGYKNIKFAFAFVDGGAATGIKLEYSTNTGTPVWTTAGLTPSAFPITTSYQRIVADFSLIPTINNNPNFKIRLRFTGPNMTEDAGKEVTFNNISLEGVAQTLSNEENTVSNFIVYPNPVTDIVHISHRLSNLSYKLFGIDGKMIQEGQLENNEINLSHLTAGLYLLQLEGDGKSETKKILKR; encoded by the coding sequence ATGAAATCGATATTTACATTACTGGTCGCCACATTTCTTTTTTCCAATATAGCTTTTGCACAAAGCATTACCATAAACGAAGTACTGGCTTCCAATACGTCTGTAAATCAGGATGAAGACGGGGATTATGAGGACTGGATAGAAATATATAATTATGGTACCACTGCTGTAAATCTAAACGGCTTCGGACTTTCCGATGATGCAGCCTTAAGACACAAATGGTCCTTTCCTGCCATTACCATAAATCCAGGGCAATACTTGTTGGTGTGGTGTTCCGATAAAAACAAGAGAATCGTACCAGGTCAGTTGCATACCAATTTTAAAATTGATGCCGATCCTGGTGAAACTCTATACCTTACCAATCAGTCTACCTTAAATCTGTCCACCTTTCAGGCCATAAAACTGCCAGAAAATATTTCCTATGGAAAATCCCCCAACGGAACAGGAAGTTATTTTTATTTTGACACACCCACACCCCGACAGCCTAATCCAACTACGGGGGGATATTCCGGAATTTTGGAACCACCCGAATTTTCAAAAGCTGGTGGATTTCACCCCGCTGGATTTAATCTTAGCTTTATCAACTTACCGCCGGGAGTTACCATTATCTATACTCTTGACGGTTCCGATCCCGATCCCGACAACCTTGGAGGTAAAACTTATTCCTATAAAAACAAATACAGAGAAATGGTAGGAAATCAGGATGGTTCTTTAGTGCCAAACAGCTATCGTTCCTTTACTTATTCCAGCCCTATACAAATAGTTGACCGCTCACCGCAGGCCAACGACTTGGCTAATATGCCTTCCACCTTTCATAACGTTCCATTTTATATTCCTACGGCTCCTATTTTCAAAGGGACTGTTGTACGGGCCAAGGCCTACAAAAGCGGTTTCCTTCCCAGTAAAATAGCTACCACAACCTATTTTATCACTCCAAACGGAGCCAGTGAATTTTCATTGCCGGTAGCATCTTTAAGTATAACCGAGAGTAAACTTTTTGATTATACCGACGGTATTTTTGTGGCGGGAAAAACCTTTGACACATGGCGAAATAATAATCTAGGAGTGGATGCCTTTAGTTGGAACAGTGAAGGCAATTACTCAATTCAAGATGACCCTTCCGAACGGTCCGCTCACATAAGCTTCTTTAAAAACGGTTCTGAGTTTTTTAATCAAGATATCGGCGTCCGAATTAACGGCGGTAATTCACGAGCGTACCAAAGCAAATCGTTTCGATTGATAGCAGATAACGATTATGGAAAGAAAACTATGAATTACAGGTTTTTTGACGATGAAGAACAAACTGTTTTTAACCGACTGATTTTACGAAACGGGGGCAGTGATTTTGAAAGTGCCATGTACAGGGATGCGCTTGCCGATGAATTAATGAAAGGAACCGGAATAGAAAGTATGGCTTATCAGCCCATGATTGCCTTTGTTAACGGCGAATATTGGGGTATTTTAAACCTTAGAGAACGCATAGATAAATATTACTTCGAAAACCTGTGTGGCATCGAGGAAACAGAATTAGACTTACTCGAAGATGATATGACGGCAACCGTGGGCGACAAGGACCACTATAACAGTATGACTTCCTTCTTAACCAACAACAGCCTGGCAATATCGGGAAATTATGAGTACATAAAAACACAGATGGATGTCGATAATATGAAGGATTACTATATTGCAAACATTTACTATGACAATAATGACTGGCCGAGCTGGAACGTGCTCTATTGGAGAAAAAGAACGGCATACAACCCTAATGCGCTATATGGACTGGACGGACGATGGCGGGCCGCCTTAAGAGACAATGACGACTCCTTTGGTTATGCAAAAGGCAACAGCCTTCACGATAATTTAGCGCAGGCTACGGCGCCTAACAGCACCTCATACCCTAATCTGCCAAAATCTACTTTAGTTTTACGAAGTTTATTAGATAATCCTACTTTCAAAAATGATTTCATCAACCGATTTGCCGATTTGATGAATACCTATTTTCTTCCAAGTAGGGTCATAGAGGTTTCCACAGCTATGAAAAACAAAATTCAGCCTGAAATGCAGGAACATTATGACCGATGGAAATCCGTCCAATATACCACTTGGCTGGACGTTGTGACCAGTATCCACAATTTTGCCAACACCCGTCCCGCCAATCAAAGACAACATATCCGTCAAAAATTCGGAATCAGCAGTAATATAAATGTATCCTTAGATGTAGAAGGTACAGCACAAGGTTATATCAAAATAAATACGATTGATATTCTTTCCTCTACTCCGGGAGTACCTGCCAATCCGTATCCTTGGAACGGTATTTATTTTCACAACATCCCTATAAAGTTAAAAGCAATTCCAATGTCGGGATATGTGTTTAGCCATTGGAGCGGTGCTAACAGCAGCACAACGGCCGAAATAACCATTACACCGACTTCGAATATTTCGCTGACGGCTCATTTCATTCCTGATACGAATAACAATGCCCCTGAAATATTTTACTTCTGGGTAATGGATACCGATATACCTAACGACACCCCGCTGACCTCACTTGCATCGACTTTTGACATTCCCGCAGATGGCTCAATACAGTTCCAATCGTGCTTAGTCGGATATCCTTTTACCAATGCAAGTTCAAATTGGCGCAAAGCATCTATGGAACGACGAAACAACCCGACACCGCTAAACTATTATCCGGAAGTGAACCAAAACACTGCTTACATCAATTCCAACATGCGAGGACTTCAGATAAAACAGCCTTTTCAAAGCGGCGGATTGCAAAACACCATGATATTTAATCTTTCCACAGTAGGATATAAAAACATTAAGTTTGCCTTTGCGTTTGTAGATGGAGGCGCCGCCACCGGTATTAAACTAGAGTATTCAACAAATACTGGTACTCCTGTATGGACAACTGCAGGGCTGACACCTTCGGCTTTCCCGATCACAACGTCCTACCAACGTATTGTGGCGGATTTTTCACTGATACCGACGATAAACAATAATCCGAATTTTAAAATTCGCCTGCGTTTTACCGGACCCAATATGACAGAAGATGCCGGAAAAGAAGTCACGTTCAACAATATCAGTTTAGAAGGTGTGGCACAAACATTAAGTAACGAGGAAAATACAGTTTCTAATTTTATTGTGTATCCTAACCCTGTCACAGATATTGTTCATATTTCGCATCGTCTTAGCAATCTCAGCTACAAACTTTTTGGCATCGACGGAAAAATGATTCAGGAAGGTCAACTCGAAAATAATGAAATTAATCTGAGTCATTTAACGGCAGGTTTATACTTATTACAACTGGAAGGAGACGGCAAATCGGAGACAAAAAAAATACTTAAACGGTAA
- the rfbC gene encoding dTDP-4-dehydrorhamnose 3,5-epimerase, whose amino-acid sequence MNVIPTKLSGCFILEPKVINDSRGYFMESFNEHTFQEETGQHVHFVQDNQSYSTKGVLRGLHYQCGVHAQAKLVRVLQGEVLDVAVDIRPGSETFGQYVSEILSAENQRQLFIPRGFAHGFVVLSETATFFYKCDNFYSKESEGGIQYSDPALGIDWGLPLSELLISEKDMILPTFENARKVW is encoded by the coding sequence ATGAATGTCATACCGACAAAATTATCCGGTTGTTTTATTCTGGAGCCAAAAGTAATTAATGATTCCCGTGGTTATTTCATGGAAAGTTTCAATGAACATACCTTTCAAGAGGAAACGGGACAACATGTGCATTTTGTCCAGGATAACCAATCGTACTCCACTAAAGGAGTGCTTCGCGGATTGCATTATCAGTGTGGCGTACATGCGCAGGCAAAATTGGTACGCGTACTGCAGGGTGAAGTTTTGGATGTAGCTGTAGATATTCGTCCAGGGTCTGAAACGTTTGGACAGTATGTATCGGAAATTTTATCAGCTGAAAATCAAAGACAACTTTTTATACCAAGAGGATTTGCTCATGGTTTTGTCGTATTGAGTGAAACGGCTACTTTTTTCTATAAATGTGATAACTTCTACAGTAAGGAATCTGAAGGAGGAATTCAATACAGCGACCCTGCTTTGGGTATTGACTGGGGTTTACCGTTGAGCGAATTGCTGATTTCGGAAAAAGATATGATTTTGCCGACTTTTGAAAATGCCAGAAAAGTATGGTAG
- the rfbD gene encoding dTDP-4-dehydrorhamnose reductase: MVVLVTGANGQLGQALQYIAGNYPAIDFVFCSSSELDITSSASCESVFEKYQPKFCINAGAYTAVDKAEAEHDKAYAVNVLGAKNIAECCKKYQTVLLHISTDFVFDGEITTPYSEDDIPNPTGVYGQTKLEGEKIIQTILQHFFIIRTSWVYSQFGNNFMKTMLRLASDRDTLSVVNDQIGTPTNAVDLAEALVGMIIFCDAKPVGRVLYGIYNFSNEGQCSWFDFAKKIFEVNKVAINLNPISTSNYPTPAKRPKYSVLDKTKIKNTFGLDIKRWEEALDPFPSAE; the protein is encoded by the coding sequence ATGGTAGTTTTAGTGACGGGAGCTAACGGACAACTAGGGCAAGCGTTGCAATACATAGCAGGTAATTATCCTGCCATCGATTTTGTTTTTTGTTCCTCTTCCGAACTGGATATTACCAGCTCAGCCAGTTGCGAATCGGTTTTTGAAAAATATCAGCCGAAGTTCTGCATTAATGCTGGGGCATACACTGCGGTCGACAAAGCCGAAGCAGAACATGATAAGGCATATGCCGTTAATGTTTTGGGGGCCAAAAATATTGCCGAATGCTGTAAAAAGTACCAGACCGTTTTACTCCATATTTCTACCGATTTTGTTTTCGACGGAGAAATAACAACACCTTATTCGGAAGATGATATTCCAAACCCAACAGGTGTTTATGGTCAGACCAAATTAGAAGGTGAGAAGATAATTCAAACGATTTTGCAACACTTTTTTATCATTCGTACTTCCTGGGTGTATTCGCAATTCGGAAATAATTTTATGAAAACCATGTTGCGATTGGCCTCAGATAGGGATACGCTTTCGGTAGTGAATGATCAAATCGGAACCCCAACCAATGCCGTCGATTTAGCGGAAGCACTTGTCGGAATGATAATATTCTGTGATGCCAAACCTGTCGGAAGAGTTCTGTACGGGATTTATAATTTCAGTAATGAAGGACAATGCAGCTGGTTTGATTTCGCCAAAAAAATCTTTGAAGTCAATAAGGTTGCAATTAACCTAAACCCGATTTCGACTTCGAATTATCCAACACCTGCCAAAAGGCCGAAGTACAGTGTTTTAGACAAGACCAAGATTAAAAATACTTTTGGCCTGGATATAAAAAGATGGGAAGAGGCATTAGACCCTTTCCCATCTGCTGAGTGA